One part of the Aspergillus luchuensis IFO 4308 DNA, chromosome 5, nearly complete sequence genome encodes these proteins:
- the PHO5_1 gene encoding histidine phosphatase family protein (COG:S;~EggNog:ENOG410PHNG;~InterPro:IPR016274,IPR033379,IPR000560,IPR029033;~PFAM:PF00328;~SECRETED:SignalP(1-19);~go_function: GO:0016791 - phosphatase activity [Evidence IEA]) produces MARFWVGIFSLWSIPATTALSSSYTFSDSLISQQVLDGENFLNHDGVRGPYVDRISYGISRDPPAQCSVDQVIMVKRHGERYPASDEGTSIEQALKKVNDSIAGNYSGGDLAFLSNWTYFVPSDCYEAETSTGPYAGLTSAYNHGRAYRQRYGNLYNESTILPLFTADFQRIISTAQNFGQGFLGNDSYATKAALNIISESDSQGADSLTPTCHVQDDDAQSICDDMPYYLPQFDVAADRLNAQYQGLNLNWTDVYSLILMTAYELNTRSSSPWIDVFTTDEWISFAHVWNVNYYYCAGPGNKYTRALGALYLNATLTLLQQGPSSAGPLFFNFCHDTNITPIITALGIATPTTPLNKTRIPFPPSAWSAPDLVPMGGRLTIERMNCTDSALAPGGIFVRLVLNEAVVPLEDCQSGPGYSCPLDEYADFVGSLPSYVSECEVPEDDKQNMEFWWGWNTSTAENFRMGGRCGGLA; encoded by the exons CAAGTCTTGGACGGCGAGAACTTCCTCAACCATGACGGCGTCCGTGGTCCCTATGTGGACCGCATATCATACGGAATCAGTCGGGACCCTCCAGCACAATGCTCCGTTGACCAAGTGATCATGGTCAAACGACACGGTGAACGATATCCCGCATCAGACGAGGGGACTTCCATTGAACAGGCCCTGAAGAAAGTCAACGACTCCATCGCAGGTAACTACAGTGGCGGCGATCTAGCATTCCTAAGTAACTGGACCTACTTCGTCCCATCTGACTGCTACGAGGCGGAGACCTCGACAGGGCCATATGCAGGACTAACAAGCGCATACAACCATGGCAGGGCGTACCGCCAGCGCTATGGGAATCTTTATAACGAGTCGACCATTCTCCCGTTATTCACTGCCGACTTCCAACGAATCATCAGCACAGCGCAGAACTTCGGACAAGGATTTCTCGGGAATGATAGCTACGCCACCAAGGCAGCGCTCAACATCATCTCTGAATCTGACAGCCAGGGCGCAGATAGTCTGACACCAACATGTCATGTACAGGACGATGATGCACAGAGCATTTGCGACGACATGCCGTACTATCTGCCTCAGTTCGATGTCGCTGCGGACAGACTGAACGCTCAGTATCAGGGTCTCAACCTGAACTGGACTGACGTATACTCACTTATAC TAATGACCGCCTACGAGCTCAACACGCGCTCCTCATCACCCTGGATCGACGTCTTCACCACAGACGAATGGATCAGTTTCGCACATGTCTGGAACgtcaactactactactgcgcAGG CCCCGGCAACAAATACACCCGCGCCCTCGGCGCCCTCTACCTAAACgcaaccctcaccctcctccaacaaGGCCCCTCCTCAGCCGgccctctcttcttcaactt CTGTCACGACACCAACATAACCCCCATAATAACCGCCCTCGGCATCGCCAcgcccaccacccccctGAACAAAACCcgcatccccttccccccatccGCCTGGTCCGCCCCAGACCTAGTCCCGATGGGCGGGCGTCTCACCATCGAGCGAATGAACTGCACTGATTCTGCCCTCGCGCCGGGCGGGATCTTCGTCCGACTGGTCCTGAACGAGGCGGTCGTGCCGTTGGAGGACTGTCAGAGTGGGCCGGGGTATTCGTGTCCGTTGGACGAGTACGCGGATTTTGTGGGAAGCTTGCCGAGTTAtgtgagtgagtgtgagGTTCCTGAGGATGATAAGCAAAACATGGAGTTTTGGTGGGGGTGGAATACTTCGACGGCGGAGAATTTTAGGATGGGGGGAAGGTGTGGGGGGTTgg